From Malacoplasma iowae:
ACAATTTATTGTTGATGGATCTTTATTAGTAATTTTTTGTGCTGATTTTAATAGAAGAAATTATGCAGCTGCAAAATCAAATATAGAATATGAAAAAGAATATCAAGATTGGTTAACAATAGCTATTGGTGATACATATATTGGAGCTTCTTTTTTTATGAATGCAGCAATATCATTAGGACTTGGAACTTGTTTTCTTGGATCAATAAGAGTTGCACATAAATTCTTAAAAGAAAAATTAAATCTTTCAGGTCAAATTATTCCTTTAGTTGGAGTAGTTGTAGGTTATAGTGATAATGTTAATGAAATAAAACCAAAACTTAACAAAGTATATAAAGAAAAATATGATTTAAATCAAGTTAAAAAAGAAATAGATCAATATGACCAAACAGTTGTTGAATATTTAAAAAATAGAAAAACTAATGCAAGAGAGACTAATTGAAGTGAACCACATGCAAAAGTTTATTTAGACACAAATTATTTTGATAAATGTGAAACAAATTATCTTGATTGAAAAAATAAATAGAATCAAACAAAAAGCTAATTAAAAAAATGTAAAATATTTAAGTATTTTACATTTTTTATTATTTTCAAAACTTTAAATAAAAAACATGAAATTCAAACTGTTTTAAATTTCATGTTTATACTTATAAACAATAAATGAAAATTTTATTTTGTTTTATTAGTTGTTTTTTTACTATCTACCTTAGTTTCTATTTTATTTTCCTCAACGTTTTTGTTTTTGTTATTGTTTTGGTTTTCATTATCAATTTCTAATAAATCATCACTTATTTCATTAACCACATTATTTTCTTCTTTGCTTTTAAATCCATCCCAAACAATTTTGATATTGAATTTCTTTAAAACTTTATTAACTAGATACAAAACATTCCCAAGCAATGATATAGAAATGGTTGAAGCTAAATAATAAATGTAATTTCCTTTAGTAGGATTTAATCCTATTGGTATATTAATTTCACTGCCTGTACCACTAGGGTCTGATCCTGGAATTTTAATATCAGTTCATGGAATTTTAGTTCCAGTTATAGTTATAACCCGATTATCAATTATTGGTCCTTGAGTTTCAATAACATTATTTTTACCAATCCCAATTGGAATACTTGAATTATTAAACCCAAAAGAAAGCATAAATGATGAAACAAAAAATAAAATAAATGCAAAAGTAAATAAACATAATTTTCAAATAATAATTTTGTTACTTTTTATTAATACAATTGTTTCAATAAGAATATTCAAGCAAGTGGAAAATCCAAAAAATGATGCTGCAAACGCAATGTGGACTGCATTTTTATTTGTAAATAATCATTGCAAAAATAAATGATAATTTCCCTTATTAATAACAATATTTCCAGTTTGATTTGAATTTGATATTGTAGCATTTCATGATTGGTTTCCATTAATCAAATAAATAATTGATGATGCTAAACCCAAAGAAATAAACATAGCGATAAATAACAAAGTAAAATAATTTATGTATTTTAAATAAATCGGAAAAAACTTTTTTACTATCTTAAAAATTTCACTAGTTCTTATTTCAATTTGTACCATAACAACACCTATAATTTATTGATTTAATACTCTATATTTTTATACACTATTTAAAATTAAAAATAAATACTTGTAAATAATGTAGTCATTACATTTTGGTTTTATTTTATATAGATGCTGTAAATTAAAATGACAATGAAAAAGACATTGCTATAGTTAACAAGCAATGTCTTGAGGTTATAATTGGTGGAG
This genomic window contains:
- a CDS encoding nitroreductase family protein; protein product: MIKKLLERTSVRSYIKDKKLDKETYNKLIEVINSSPSSTNGNAFTAIIIEDKNTLQELKELTSIKRDQQFIVDGSLLVIFCADFNRRNYAAAKSNIEYEKEYQDWLTIAIGDTYIGASFFMNAAISLGLGTCFLGSIRVAHKFLKEKLNLSGQIIPLVGVVVGYSDNVNEIKPKLNKVYKEKYDLNQVKKEIDQYDQTVVEYLKNRKTNARETNWSEPHAKVYLDTNYFDKCETNYLDWKNK